A stretch of Portunus trituberculatus isolate SZX2019 chromosome 48, ASM1759143v1, whole genome shotgun sequence DNA encodes these proteins:
- the LOC123498431 gene encoding uncharacterized protein LOC123498431, translating to MADEAKRRRTAAKGWATQSSKALATLLAEPTMTRLQLEDAIADFDRRLAALDDAQSIVELDIDDPDKLDEDIDAADAFRRQIRCTRVQATQKLEDMMHKAEQTGESTASASGSGDSVLNNIRLPRIELPKFSGDVLEWQSFWEQFEALVGVTNIPDVSKYGYLQSSLVGEAKRVIQGLTLTAANYHTACSVLKERFGKPERIIFAHIQALLNINLNTSTSRYIASLWKLQDQLNTHVRILEALGVEGDRYGVVLTPYPGGQMTKFW from the coding sequence ATGGCAGACGAGGCTAAGAGGCGGAGGACGGCAGCGAAGGGGTGGGCCACCCAGTCCAGCAAGGCGTTGGCAACACTGCTTGCTGAGCCTACGATGACCAGACTGCAGCTGGAGGACGCCATAGCTGACTTTGACCGGCGTCTTGCTGCCCTGGATGATGCTCAGTCTATCGTGGAGCTGGATATCGACGATCCTGATAAGTTGGACGAGGACATCGATGCCGCTGACGCATTTCGCCGGCAAATAAGGTGTACCCGTGTGCAGGCTACCCAGAAGTTAGAGGACATGATGCACAAGGCTGAGCAAACAGGTGAGTCCACCGCCAGTGCCAGTGGCTCAGGTGATTCAGTGCTCAATAACATTCGTTTGCCAAGGATCGAGCTGCCGAAATTTAGTGGTGATGTACTTGAATGGCAGTCTTTTTGGGAGCAGTTCGAGGCACTAGTGGGTGTGACTAACATTCCTGACGTTAGCAAATACGGTTACCTGCAATCGTCGCTAGTGGGTGAAGCAAAGCGAGTGATTCAGGGGTTAACGCTTACTGCTGCTAACTACCATACTGCTTGTTCTGTGCTTAAGGAGCGGTTTGGTAAGCCTGAGCGGATTATATTTGCTCATATTCAGGCACTTCTCAATATTAATTTGAATACTTCCACATCTCGCTACATCGCCTCCCTTTGGAAATTGCAGGACCAACTAAACACTCATGTACGCATTTTGGAGGCCTTAGGAGTCGAAGGTGATCGTTATGGGGTGGTACTTACGCCTTACCCAGGGGGCCAAATGACCAAATTTTGGTAA
- the LOC123498432 gene encoding uncharacterized protein K02A2.6-like, with product MEGDLQHHRDSCSVCNTHSPSQPAEPPPHLRVRLYLAYADRLTGWLEIAHFVSGAISSKLATVLRRYFSRWGAPESVSTNGGTNLTSEEMCNFFGRWGVERRVASAHFPQSNGRAEAAIKSAKRLLRANTGAGGSLDTDRAAVALLQYLNTPLRGINKSPAQLAMGRQLRDGVSVHHQHYKVDICWQQALRAREREAAWQQEAWANRQGTPRTLTPLTLGSQVWVQEPSTRKWDRRGVVTEVRPHRQYTLKLEGSGRLPLRNRRHLRPIRGASLAPAGTTASPSPPEPCPTAQQNTGSRPTRRIRQPPWMADYVSGTPLQWMLCVCVYVCAYVRA from the exons ATGGAAGGCGATCTGCAGCACCACAGAGACTCCTGCTCCGTCtgcaacacacactcaccctcgCAGCCCGCCGAGCCCCCACCCCA CTTGAGGGTCAGGTTGTACCTGGCTTATGCCGACAGACTCACCGGCTGGCTTGAAATAGCACACTTCGTCAGCGGTGCCATTTCCAGCAAGCTTGCAACTGTGCTGAGGCGATACTTCAGTCGGTGGGGTGCCCCTGAGTCAGTCTCCACAAACGGGGGTACCAATCTAACCAGCGAGGAGATGTGCAACTTCTTTGGGAGGTGGGGAGTGGAGCGGAGAGTCGCCTCTGCTCACTTCCCACAGTCAAATGGGCGGGCTGAGGCTGCCATAAAGTCCGCTAAGAGGCTGCTGCGGGCCAACACGGGAGCTGGGGGAAGCCTGGACACTGACAGAGCTGCAGTGGCTTTACTCCAGTACCTAAACACGCCTCTGCGGGGCATAAACAAGTCACCAGCTCAACTGGCCATGGGCAGGCAGCTACGCGATGGTGTGTCAgtgcaccaccagcactacaagGTGGACATATGTTGGCAGCAGGCACTACGGGCAAGAGAGCGTGAAGCAGCGTGGCAGCAGGAGGCATGGGCCAATAGACAGGGGACGCCAAGAACCCTGACCCCCCTCACACTCGGCTCACAGGTATGGGTTCAGGAGCCGTCTACGAGGAAGTGGGACAGGCGTGGTGTTGTCACTGAAGTGCGGCCGCACCGTCAGTACACACTCAAGCTAGAAGGGAGTGGGCGGCTCCCATTACGCAACCGCCGGCATTTGCGACCCATCCGAGGTGCTTCGCTGGCCCCGGCGGGCACCaccgcctccccttccccaccTGAGCCCTGCCCCACCGCTCAACAGAACACAGGGTCCCGCCCGACAAGACGCATCAGGCAGCCGCCATGGATGGCAGACTATGTCTCTGGCACGCCCTTACAATGGAtgttgtgtgtttgcgtgtatgtgtgtgcgtatgtgcgtgCATGA
- the LOC123498665 gene encoding uncharacterized protein LOC123498665 isoform X2 — protein MEVTEKLNSAFPYVRRSREQVEKKWQNFLSKGKRALSARKQQHHRTDLAPQPDHVDQRIEHDGHVDPEPLTPSTQDTGIQLQETVAPSEEAQPILGPWTGFEPVRLETPRIPKHTWFHCTTVAPKRLALCQSIEE, from the exons ATGGAGGTCACCGAGAAGCTGAATAGTGCATTCCCTTATGTTCGACGATCAAGAGAGCAAGTGGAAAAGAAGTGGCAAAATTTCCTATCAAAGGGAAAGCGTGCACTTTCAGCAAGAAAGCAGCAGCACCATAGAACTG ATCTAGCACCTCAGCCTGACCATGTGGATCAGAGGATAGAGCATGATGGGCATGTTGATCCTGAGCCACTCACCCCTTCTACACAGGACACTGGAATACAATTGCAG gaaaccgttgccccgagtgaggaagcccaacctatacttggaccgtggacaggatttgaacccgtgcgcttggagacccctcggatcccaaagcacacatggttccactgtaccacggtggcccCTAAACGTCTTGCACTGTGTCAGTCTATTGAAGAATAA
- the LOC123498665 gene encoding uncharacterized protein LOC123498665 isoform X1 → MEVTEKLNSAFPYVRRSREQVEKKWQNFLSKGKRALSARKQQHHRTDLAPQPDHVDQRIEHDGHVDPEPLTPSTQDTGIQLQVYPRKRFKGVQVQPVKADAMNNTDGHMVGKMKKTESTSEDSVSTSESSDVDHDKSKDYVPLDSTSCSDDEKNFKKLTLYTKKKINTKTSNGIHWITQEAFVYFTYSV, encoded by the exons ATGGAGGTCACCGAGAAGCTGAATAGTGCATTCCCTTATGTTCGACGATCAAGAGAGCAAGTGGAAAAGAAGTGGCAAAATTTCCTATCAAAGGGAAAGCGTGCACTTTCAGCAAGAAAGCAGCAGCACCATAGAACTG ATCTAGCACCTCAGCCTGACCATGTGGATCAGAGGATAGAGCATGATGGGCATGTTGATCCTGAGCCACTCACCCCTTCTACACAGGACACTGGAATACAATTGCAG gTATATCCAAGAAAGAGGTTCAAGGGGGTGCAAGTTCAACCAGTGAAGGCAGATGCGATGAATAACACAGATGGTCACATGGTGGGCAAgatgaagaaaactgaaagtACATCTGAGGATTCTGTTTCCACATCAGAAAGTAGTGATGTAGATCATGATAAAAGTAAAGATTATGTACCATTAGACAGTACTTCCTgtagtgatgatgaaaagaacttTAAAAAATTAACTCtgtacacaaaaaagaaaattaatactaAAACATCCAATGGAATACATTGGATTACACAAGAGGCATTTGTATATTTTACATATTCTGTGTAG